From Nymphaea colorata isolate Beijing-Zhang1983 chromosome 6, ASM883128v2, whole genome shotgun sequence, a single genomic window includes:
- the LOC116256872 gene encoding type I inositol polyphosphate 5-phosphatase 8-like isoform X2: MVEFGHFASGKMKKERKCRSYSWPRMVMRKWLNIKSDEFHSDSLGANASVHPCISTTERRASCSDIDRCVLLKKDLLGGWYLAAPKCQDLPRAEPLIPGTENLRMFVGTWNVGGNPPHGGLNLRDWLEAQFPADIYVLGFQEIVPLNAGNVLGAEDHGPAMRWLSLIRQALNGHDASPPAESMSPTFSLSNEEGATLTDHHRTQKPRVSFSDLLAMESQMDEEDANYPNSTCLDEECSGLAESAWERHHGGRYCLAASKQMVGLFLCVWIRRDLRQHIGSLKVSCVGRGLMGYMGNKGSISISMTFHQTSFCFVCTHLTSGEKEGDETRRNSDVIEILRKTRFPVSRRLSGPAPSPDSILDHDRIIWLGDLNYRLACGCEDTQKLLQRKDWDVLLEKDQLRIEQKAGRVFKGWEEGRISFAPTYKYLVNSDRYAVETARSREKRRTPAWCDRILWKGKGIHQISYGRWESKFSDHRPVSALFSVQADTINRTRLEKPCITGNVACGRVEAEELLMRWAHFVKPVDP; the protein is encoded by the exons ATGGTGGAATTTGGCCATTTTGCTAGCGGAAAGATGAAAAAGGAGCGCAAATGCAGG TCATATTCCTGGCCAAGGATGGTGATGAGAAAGTGGCTCAATATCAAATCGGACGAGTTCCATTCAGATTCGCTAGGAGCCAACGCCTCCGTTCATCCTTGTATAA GCACGACAGAACGAAGGGCTAGCTGCTCCGACATAGACCGATGCGTCCTTCTCAAGAAGGATTTGTTAG GAGGCTGGTACCTTGCTGCTCCAAAATGCCAAGACTTGCCCAGGGCTGAACCACTGATCCCGGGTACCGAGAACTTGAG GATGTTCGTCGGCACTTGGAATGTGGGAGGTAATCCACCTCACGGCGGATTGAATCTCAGAGACTGGCTAGAAGCCCAATTCCCCGCCGATATCTACGTACTCGG GTTTCAAGAAATAGTGCCTTTAAACGCGGGGAACGTGTTAGGTGCGGAGGACCATGGCCCTGCCATGAGGTGGCTTTCACTAATACGTCAGGCCCTGAATGGACATGATGCGTCTCCACCGGCAGAGTCCATGTCCCCTACCTTCAGCCTCTCCAACGAGGAAGGCGCCACATTGACCGACCACCATCGGACCCAGAAGCCCAGGGTCAGTTTCTCGGATCTGCTGGCCATGGAGAGTCAGATGGATGAGGAAGACGCGAATTACCCAAATTCCACTTGTTTGGATGAAGAGTGTAGCGGGCTTGCGGAGTCTGCATGGGAAAGGCACCACGGAGGGCGCTACTGCTTGGCCGCCAGCAAACAGATGGTGGGTCTTTTCCTCTGCGTATGGATTCGCAGGGACCTGAGGCAACACATTGGCAGCCTCAAAGTCTCATGCGTTGGTCGGGGACTAATGGGCTACATGGGGAACAAG GGCTCGATTTCAATCAGTATGACCTTTCATCAAACTTCCTTCTGTTTTGTGTGTACACATTTGACCTCTGGTGAGAAGGAAGGTGATGAAACCCGAAGGAATTCCGATGTTATTGAAATCCTAAGGAAGACGAGGTTCCCTGTATCTCGTAGACTTTCTGGACCTGCACCCTCCCCAGATAGCATTTTAGACCATGA TAGAATAATCTGGCTCGGTGATCTAAACTATCGCCTAGCATGCGGCTGTGAAGACACTCAGAAGTTGCTACAGAGGAAGGACTGGGACGTCCTGTTGGAGAAGGATCAG CTGCGAATAGAGCAAAAAGCGGGACGCGTGTTCAAAGGATGGGAAGAAGGGAGGATTTCCTTTGCGCCTACTTACAAGTACCTGGTCAATTCAGACCGTTACGCCGTCGAGACCGCCAGATCTAGGGAAAAGCGCCGGACTCCCGCTTG GTGCGACAGGATTCTCTGGAAAGGCAAAGGCATTCACCAGATATCCTACGGGCGATGGGAGTCCAAGTTCTCAGACCACCGGCCGGTCAGCGCCCTCTTCTCGGTTCAGGCGGACACGATCAACAGGACCAGGCTCGAGAAGCCGTGTATCACTGGCAACGTCGCCTGCGGGAGGGTGGAAGCCGAGGAGCTGTTAATGAG GTGGGCTCATTTTGTGAAGCCAGTGGATCCTTAA
- the LOC116256872 gene encoding type I inositol polyphosphate 5-phosphatase 8-like isoform X3 gives MVEFGHFASGKMKKERKCRSYSWPRMVMRKWLNIKSDEFHSDSLGANASVHPCISTTERRASCSDIDRCVLLKKDLLGGWYLAAPKCQDLPRAEPLIPGTENLRMFVGTWNVGGNPPHGGLNLRDWLEAQFPADIYVLGFQEIVPLNAGNVLGAEDHGPAMRWLSLIRQALNGHDASPPAESMSPTFSLSNEEGATLTDHHRTQKPRVSFSDLLAMESQMDEEDANYPNSTCLDEECSGLAESAWERHHGGRYCLAASKQMVGLFLCVWIRRDLRQHIGSLKVSCVGRGLMGYMGNKGSISISMTFHQTSFCFVCTHLTSGEKEGDETRRNSDVIEILRKTRFPVSRRLSGPAPSPDSILDHEIIWLGDLNYRLACGCEDTQKLLQRKDWDVLLEKDQLRIEQKAGRVFKGWEEGRISFAPTYKYLVNSDRYAVETARSREKRRTPAWCDRILWKGKGIHQISYGRWESKFSDHRPVSALFSVQADTINRTRLEKPCITGNVACGRVEAEELLMRSESCMGMSRC, from the exons ATGGTGGAATTTGGCCATTTTGCTAGCGGAAAGATGAAAAAGGAGCGCAAATGCAGG TCATATTCCTGGCCAAGGATGGTGATGAGAAAGTGGCTCAATATCAAATCGGACGAGTTCCATTCAGATTCGCTAGGAGCCAACGCCTCCGTTCATCCTTGTATAA GCACGACAGAACGAAGGGCTAGCTGCTCCGACATAGACCGATGCGTCCTTCTCAAGAAGGATTTGTTAG GAGGCTGGTACCTTGCTGCTCCAAAATGCCAAGACTTGCCCAGGGCTGAACCACTGATCCCGGGTACCGAGAACTTGAG GATGTTCGTCGGCACTTGGAATGTGGGAGGTAATCCACCTCACGGCGGATTGAATCTCAGAGACTGGCTAGAAGCCCAATTCCCCGCCGATATCTACGTACTCGG GTTTCAAGAAATAGTGCCTTTAAACGCGGGGAACGTGTTAGGTGCGGAGGACCATGGCCCTGCCATGAGGTGGCTTTCACTAATACGTCAGGCCCTGAATGGACATGATGCGTCTCCACCGGCAGAGTCCATGTCCCCTACCTTCAGCCTCTCCAACGAGGAAGGCGCCACATTGACCGACCACCATCGGACCCAGAAGCCCAGGGTCAGTTTCTCGGATCTGCTGGCCATGGAGAGTCAGATGGATGAGGAAGACGCGAATTACCCAAATTCCACTTGTTTGGATGAAGAGTGTAGCGGGCTTGCGGAGTCTGCATGGGAAAGGCACCACGGAGGGCGCTACTGCTTGGCCGCCAGCAAACAGATGGTGGGTCTTTTCCTCTGCGTATGGATTCGCAGGGACCTGAGGCAACACATTGGCAGCCTCAAAGTCTCATGCGTTGGTCGGGGACTAATGGGCTACATGGGGAACAAG GGCTCGATTTCAATCAGTATGACCTTTCATCAAACTTCCTTCTGTTTTGTGTGTACACATTTGACCTCTGGTGAGAAGGAAGGTGATGAAACCCGAAGGAATTCCGATGTTATTGAAATCCTAAGGAAGACGAGGTTCCCTGTATCTCGTAGACTTTCTGGACCTGCACCCTCCCCAGATAGCATTTTAGACCATGA AATAATCTGGCTCGGTGATCTAAACTATCGCCTAGCATGCGGCTGTGAAGACACTCAGAAGTTGCTACAGAGGAAGGACTGGGACGTCCTGTTGGAGAAGGATCAG CTGCGAATAGAGCAAAAAGCGGGACGCGTGTTCAAAGGATGGGAAGAAGGGAGGATTTCCTTTGCGCCTACTTACAAGTACCTGGTCAATTCAGACCGTTACGCCGTCGAGACCGCCAGATCTAGGGAAAAGCGCCGGACTCCCGCTTG GTGCGACAGGATTCTCTGGAAAGGCAAAGGCATTCACCAGATATCCTACGGGCGATGGGAGTCCAAGTTCTCAGACCACCGGCCGGTCAGCGCCCTCTTCTCGGTTCAGGCGGACACGATCAACAGGACCAGGCTCGAGAAGCCGTGTATCACTGGCAACGTCGCCTGCGGGAGGGTGGAAGCCGAGGAGCTGTTAATGAGGTCAGAGAGCTGCATGGGGATGTCAAGGTGTTGA
- the LOC116256872 gene encoding type I inositol polyphosphate 5-phosphatase 8-like isoform X1: protein MVEFGHFASGKMKKERKCRSYSWPRMVMRKWLNIKSDEFHSDSLGANASVHPCISTTERRASCSDIDRCVLLKKDLLGGWYLAAPKCQDLPRAEPLIPGTENLRMFVGTWNVGGNPPHGGLNLRDWLEAQFPADIYVLGFQEIVPLNAGNVLGAEDHGPAMRWLSLIRQALNGHDASPPAESMSPTFSLSNEEGATLTDHHRTQKPRVSFSDLLAMESQMDEEDANYPNSTCLDEECSGLAESAWERHHGGRYCLAASKQMVGLFLCVWIRRDLRQHIGSLKVSCVGRGLMGYMGNKGSISISMTFHQTSFCFVCTHLTSGEKEGDETRRNSDVIEILRKTRFPVSRRLSGPAPSPDSILDHDRIIWLGDLNYRLACGCEDTQKLLQRKDWDVLLEKDQLRIEQKAGRVFKGWEEGRISFAPTYKYLVNSDRYAVETARSREKRRTPAWCDRILWKGKGIHQISYGRWESKFSDHRPVSALFSVQADTINRTRLEKPCITGNVACGRVEAEELLMRSESCMGMSRC from the exons ATGGTGGAATTTGGCCATTTTGCTAGCGGAAAGATGAAAAAGGAGCGCAAATGCAGG TCATATTCCTGGCCAAGGATGGTGATGAGAAAGTGGCTCAATATCAAATCGGACGAGTTCCATTCAGATTCGCTAGGAGCCAACGCCTCCGTTCATCCTTGTATAA GCACGACAGAACGAAGGGCTAGCTGCTCCGACATAGACCGATGCGTCCTTCTCAAGAAGGATTTGTTAG GAGGCTGGTACCTTGCTGCTCCAAAATGCCAAGACTTGCCCAGGGCTGAACCACTGATCCCGGGTACCGAGAACTTGAG GATGTTCGTCGGCACTTGGAATGTGGGAGGTAATCCACCTCACGGCGGATTGAATCTCAGAGACTGGCTAGAAGCCCAATTCCCCGCCGATATCTACGTACTCGG GTTTCAAGAAATAGTGCCTTTAAACGCGGGGAACGTGTTAGGTGCGGAGGACCATGGCCCTGCCATGAGGTGGCTTTCACTAATACGTCAGGCCCTGAATGGACATGATGCGTCTCCACCGGCAGAGTCCATGTCCCCTACCTTCAGCCTCTCCAACGAGGAAGGCGCCACATTGACCGACCACCATCGGACCCAGAAGCCCAGGGTCAGTTTCTCGGATCTGCTGGCCATGGAGAGTCAGATGGATGAGGAAGACGCGAATTACCCAAATTCCACTTGTTTGGATGAAGAGTGTAGCGGGCTTGCGGAGTCTGCATGGGAAAGGCACCACGGAGGGCGCTACTGCTTGGCCGCCAGCAAACAGATGGTGGGTCTTTTCCTCTGCGTATGGATTCGCAGGGACCTGAGGCAACACATTGGCAGCCTCAAAGTCTCATGCGTTGGTCGGGGACTAATGGGCTACATGGGGAACAAG GGCTCGATTTCAATCAGTATGACCTTTCATCAAACTTCCTTCTGTTTTGTGTGTACACATTTGACCTCTGGTGAGAAGGAAGGTGATGAAACCCGAAGGAATTCCGATGTTATTGAAATCCTAAGGAAGACGAGGTTCCCTGTATCTCGTAGACTTTCTGGACCTGCACCCTCCCCAGATAGCATTTTAGACCATGA TAGAATAATCTGGCTCGGTGATCTAAACTATCGCCTAGCATGCGGCTGTGAAGACACTCAGAAGTTGCTACAGAGGAAGGACTGGGACGTCCTGTTGGAGAAGGATCAG CTGCGAATAGAGCAAAAAGCGGGACGCGTGTTCAAAGGATGGGAAGAAGGGAGGATTTCCTTTGCGCCTACTTACAAGTACCTGGTCAATTCAGACCGTTACGCCGTCGAGACCGCCAGATCTAGGGAAAAGCGCCGGACTCCCGCTTG GTGCGACAGGATTCTCTGGAAAGGCAAAGGCATTCACCAGATATCCTACGGGCGATGGGAGTCCAAGTTCTCAGACCACCGGCCGGTCAGCGCCCTCTTCTCGGTTCAGGCGGACACGATCAACAGGACCAGGCTCGAGAAGCCGTGTATCACTGGCAACGTCGCCTGCGGGAGGGTGGAAGCCGAGGAGCTGTTAATGAGGTCAGAGAGCTGCATGGGGATGTCAAGGTGTTGA
- the LOC116256872 gene encoding type I inositol polyphosphate 5-phosphatase 8-like isoform X4, whose translation MVEFGHFASGKMKKERKCRSYSWPRMVMRKWLNIKSDEFHSDSLGANASVHPCTTERRASCSDIDRCVLLKKDLLGGWYLAAPKCQDLPRAEPLIPGTENLRMFVGTWNVGGNPPHGGLNLRDWLEAQFPADIYVLGFQEIVPLNAGNVLGAEDHGPAMRWLSLIRQALNGHDASPPAESMSPTFSLSNEEGATLTDHHRTQKPRVSFSDLLAMESQMDEEDANYPNSTCLDEECSGLAESAWERHHGGRYCLAASKQMVGLFLCVWIRRDLRQHIGSLKVSCVGRGLMGYMGNKGSISISMTFHQTSFCFVCTHLTSGEKEGDETRRNSDVIEILRKTRFPVSRRLSGPAPSPDSILDHDRIIWLGDLNYRLACGCEDTQKLLQRKDWDVLLEKDQLRIEQKAGRVFKGWEEGRISFAPTYKYLVNSDRYAVETARSREKRRTPAWCDRILWKGKGIHQISYGRWESKFSDHRPVSALFSVQADTINRTRLEKPCITGNVACGRVEAEELLMRSESCMGMSRC comes from the exons ATGGTGGAATTTGGCCATTTTGCTAGCGGAAAGATGAAAAAGGAGCGCAAATGCAGG TCATATTCCTGGCCAAGGATGGTGATGAGAAAGTGGCTCAATATCAAATCGGACGAGTTCCATTCAGATTCGCTAGGAGCCAACGCCTCCGTTCATCCTT GCACGACAGAACGAAGGGCTAGCTGCTCCGACATAGACCGATGCGTCCTTCTCAAGAAGGATTTGTTAG GAGGCTGGTACCTTGCTGCTCCAAAATGCCAAGACTTGCCCAGGGCTGAACCACTGATCCCGGGTACCGAGAACTTGAG GATGTTCGTCGGCACTTGGAATGTGGGAGGTAATCCACCTCACGGCGGATTGAATCTCAGAGACTGGCTAGAAGCCCAATTCCCCGCCGATATCTACGTACTCGG GTTTCAAGAAATAGTGCCTTTAAACGCGGGGAACGTGTTAGGTGCGGAGGACCATGGCCCTGCCATGAGGTGGCTTTCACTAATACGTCAGGCCCTGAATGGACATGATGCGTCTCCACCGGCAGAGTCCATGTCCCCTACCTTCAGCCTCTCCAACGAGGAAGGCGCCACATTGACCGACCACCATCGGACCCAGAAGCCCAGGGTCAGTTTCTCGGATCTGCTGGCCATGGAGAGTCAGATGGATGAGGAAGACGCGAATTACCCAAATTCCACTTGTTTGGATGAAGAGTGTAGCGGGCTTGCGGAGTCTGCATGGGAAAGGCACCACGGAGGGCGCTACTGCTTGGCCGCCAGCAAACAGATGGTGGGTCTTTTCCTCTGCGTATGGATTCGCAGGGACCTGAGGCAACACATTGGCAGCCTCAAAGTCTCATGCGTTGGTCGGGGACTAATGGGCTACATGGGGAACAAG GGCTCGATTTCAATCAGTATGACCTTTCATCAAACTTCCTTCTGTTTTGTGTGTACACATTTGACCTCTGGTGAGAAGGAAGGTGATGAAACCCGAAGGAATTCCGATGTTATTGAAATCCTAAGGAAGACGAGGTTCCCTGTATCTCGTAGACTTTCTGGACCTGCACCCTCCCCAGATAGCATTTTAGACCATGA TAGAATAATCTGGCTCGGTGATCTAAACTATCGCCTAGCATGCGGCTGTGAAGACACTCAGAAGTTGCTACAGAGGAAGGACTGGGACGTCCTGTTGGAGAAGGATCAG CTGCGAATAGAGCAAAAAGCGGGACGCGTGTTCAAAGGATGGGAAGAAGGGAGGATTTCCTTTGCGCCTACTTACAAGTACCTGGTCAATTCAGACCGTTACGCCGTCGAGACCGCCAGATCTAGGGAAAAGCGCCGGACTCCCGCTTG GTGCGACAGGATTCTCTGGAAAGGCAAAGGCATTCACCAGATATCCTACGGGCGATGGGAGTCCAAGTTCTCAGACCACCGGCCGGTCAGCGCCCTCTTCTCGGTTCAGGCGGACACGATCAACAGGACCAGGCTCGAGAAGCCGTGTATCACTGGCAACGTCGCCTGCGGGAGGGTGGAAGCCGAGGAGCTGTTAATGAGGTCAGAGAGCTGCATGGGGATGTCAAGGTGTTGA